In Triticum urartu cultivar G1812 chromosome 6, Tu2.1, whole genome shotgun sequence, the following proteins share a genomic window:
- the LOC125514791 gene encoding uncharacterized protein LOC125514791, protein MSTRSGKPLLVVIRRSKLSAGGEGRRICTEFKQAMYPFKWRRYMCARCGVLRDEHRASKSKVSAGDEGDHIAGKSKLSTGDEGEHIAGKSKLSAGDGGEHDTDKSKLFAGDKGEHSADKCKLSAEDEGERSANKSKISAREKGERVCTEFKQAKYPFKWRKYMCARCGVHRSEHGVSKAKAKVYDDMENIREELLPPRKRLILRFKRSQALAAAAVAASREKENKEGELEEGEITWSPGSTITKGKRAPRRKP, encoded by the coding sequence ATGTCGACAAGAAGTGGCAAGCCGCTCCTCGTCGTGATCCGACGGAGCAAGCTCTCCGCAGGAGGTGAGGGCCGCCGCATCTGCACAGAGTTCAAGCAGGCCATGTACCCCTTCAAGTGGAGAAGGTACATGTGCGCAAGGTGCGGGGTGCTCCGTGATGAGCACAGGGCCTCCAAGAGCAAGGTCTCCGCAGGAGATGAGGGGGACCACATCGCAGGTAAGAGCAAGCTCTCCACAGGAGATGAGGGCGAGCACATAGCTGGCAAGAGCAAGCTCTCCGCAGGAGATGGGGGCGAGCACGACACCGACAAGAGCAAGCTGTTTGCAGGAGATAAGGGCGAGCACAGCGCTGACAAGTGCAAGCTCTCTGCAGAAGATGAGGGTGAGCGCAGCGCCAACAAGAGTAAGATCTCTGCAAGAGAGAAGGGAGAGCGTGTCTGCACCGAGTTCAAGCAGGCCAAGTACCCCTTCAAGTGGAGAAAGTACATGTGTGCCAGGTGCGGGGTGCACCGTAGCGAGCACGGTGTCAGCAAGGCCAAGGCCAAAGTGTACGACGACATGGAGAATATCAGGGAGGAGCTCCTGCCGCCACGCAAGAGGCTCATTCTCAGGTTCAAGCGGTCACAGGCCCTTGccgctgctgctgttgctgcatccagggagaaggagaacAAGGAGGGGGAGCTAGAGGAAGGGGAGATCACCTGGAGCCCCGGCTCGACGATCACCAAGGGAAAGAGAGCCCCAAGGAGAAAGCCCTAG